Genomic segment of uncultured Desulfobacter sp.:
TCATCCGGTGAGATTTTATTAAATGTGTTCTTGTCTAAGGCAAAAACGGCATAAATATAGATCAATGGAATATTGGTAATGTAATTTATTTCCGTGTGCCACTGGAGCACAACCGCACCCACCGGAGAGGTTCCCACGGTGTCAATGAGCCCGGACTGCAGCCCTGTGCGTACATCTGCCAGGGGCAAGGCAATGGGAGAGACTCCGAAACTGCTCACGGAATCCACCGTGGATTTATCATTGTCCGGTACCCATATTTTGCGGTCTTTAAGGTCCCCCACGGATGCAATGGGCGATTTGGACATGATATATGCAAAACCGCCGCCGATGAGGGTAAAGCAGACAAATCCCGCATCATCAAAGCCTTTGATGATGTAATCATCCATGTGGCTGCGCACATAATCCACCTCTTCCTGGGATTTGAATTTCATGGGCTGTGAATAGATTTGACTGCCCGGGAAAAACGAAGAGAGACTGCCGGCCATGAGGGCGCCGCCCTGGAGCTGTTTAATGCGGATTTTGCGCAAGACCGCCTTGTCATTTCCCATGACCCCGCCCGGGTAGAATTTAAACTTTACTCGGTTATCTGTGGCCTTGGCAACCAGGTCGGCGCCTTTGCGCATCTGTTCCATCCACGTGGAGCCTTCGGGTGAAATGGTGGCAATTTTCAGGGTGACGGCGTGGGCAAAGCCGCAAAACACCGTGAGCATCAGCGCACAAAGAAATAATTGGCGAAAGGATTTTTTAAACATGATTGAGGGTCTCTTTGGGTTAAAAATAATCGTCCGCTTCGTTTAAAAGCTGTTTTGCCTGCTGTTGGGCATAGGTATTGATCAGGGTATAACCGTCTATGTTCGGGTCTGTCTCCAGAACCTCTTTGAGCAGTTGATCGAAAAGCGGCCGGTCAAACATCATTTTGGCGTACAATTTTGCATATACGACTTTGGCCATCAGGTTTTTACCTTGGCAAATGGAAATGGCTTTTTCAAAATAGCGCTTTCCCTGTTCGGGTTTGCCGCCCAGGGCCGGGGGCAAAAAGGTGGAAAGGGTGCCCAGATACACATAGGCGGCCCCGTCCTTGTAGGTGTCATCCAGTTCAATAACCCGGTTCATGATGGCTTCGATCCGGGAGATATCCGCCAGGGCATTGAAGTCATCCTTATGGGCCATGATCCAGGAGGCCCAGGCATTGCCCAGGGTAAACAAATACGGCAGCTCGTCTTCGTCCATGTCTTTGACAACGGCGCTGAATGCCGAGAAGGGCTGGTTTTTTAGATCACAGGCATCACTTTGGGCCGCACAAATACTTTGCTGGGCATAGTCCATGGCTTTGTCGATCAGTTTCTTTTTTCGATCTTTGTCCGTGACAAATACATCGGAATAGGCGGTATACAGCTGGGCGCCCGAAGAGAGCATGTCGGCAGAATCCGGGTCCTGGTCAATGAGGCTGTCCACCATGATCAGGTAGGCCGGGGCACCGGACGCCACCATATCCAGGTCATTGTTGTTCAAAATACTTCTGGACAAAGAGGTCATCATGTTGGATTTGACAGCGCATCCCTGGGCAAGAAAGAGTATGCCCACAGTCAGTATGCAGAAAACAATAAATCGGTATGCCCTTTTTGTGACATAGGACGGCATGGGCAGTTATCCTTATCTATTTTTATTCATTTTGATTTCAAAGGTAAAAGAGTTTTATTAGGAATTAATTAAACGTATTACAATTACGCATAGAAAGTAGCTTTTTTACGCTAAAAAAGCAACCGGGCAGAATGTATGGTTTAGGTGACATAAAGTTAAAAATTATGGGTATAATTGCTTTGAAGCATGGTATAGTGGAACAAAATCATCGTGTTTGAAACAAATTAGAGATGATGTCTTTCAAAATGAGATCTGTCATGTTGCCGGAACAAAAATACGCCCGGGTATGGGCCACAGTCCTGTTTTTTATAATAATGTGTTCCACTGCAGTCCAGGCGGCTGCACCGGTGGTTCATGTCATTCCCGTGTCCGGAACCGTTGATTCGGGCATGGCCGCATACCTTAAACGGGTGGTCTCCTCCCTTGAAAAAGATGACGCCGCCATCCTGGTCTTTGCCATGGACACCTTTGGGGGGCGGGTGGATTCTGCCTTTGATATTGTGGAAACCATCTGCAGCATACCCAAAGAGAGAACCATTGCCTATGTGGAGAAACGCGCCATTTCCGCAGGCGCCCTGATTGCCCTTTCCGCAGGGACCCTGATCATGAAGGAGAGTACCCTGATCGGGGATTGTGCGCCCATCATCCAGACCAGTGAAGGAATTGAGGAAGTCGGGGAAAAACATCAAACCGTGCTCCGGGCGCAGTTTCGAACCCTGGCCAAACGTAATAACTATCCCGAGGTGCTGGCCGAATCCATGGTGTCCAAATCCATGGAGGTCTATAAAATTACCCGGGGGGCACATTCCGAATACATGGATAAAACCACCTGGGACGAGCTTTCCGAACAGGAGAAGGCAAAGGTCACCCGTAAATCCACCGTTGTCGGTGAAGGCGAGCTGCTGACCATGGATGATAAAGAAGCTGCCGATCTTGGATTTTCCCGCCAGAGTGTTGAAAGCCTTGACCAGGCCCTGGAGGTGATGGGGTACAAGGACGCTGAAAAAATAGAGGTTTCGGAAAGCTGGTCGGAGAATTTTGTCCGTTGGATCCAGCCGTTTTTATCGATTCTCATGATTATCGGCATTGGTGCCGTGTACACGGAAGTTAAGGCCCCGGGCTTCGGCATCCCCGGCATTGTGGGGATCATCTGTCTGGGGCTGGTCTTTTTCAACCAATATCTGGTGGGGCTTGCCGATTATACGGAAATTCTGGTATTCATTATCGGTTTTCTGCTGCTGGGCGTGGAGATGTTTGTTCTGCCGGGCTTCGGCATTGCCGGGATCAGCGCCATCATGGTCCTGGCTGTGGGGCTTGTGCTCTCCTTCCAGAATTTTGTACTGCCCGACCCGAGCCTGCCCTGGCAGGGCGCGCTCATGATGAAAAATCTGGGACTGGTCATGGGCAGTGCCCTTGGGGCGCTGGTGGTATCAATGTCTGCGGTGCGTTTTGTGTTGCCAAGGGTGTCAAAGGTGATCAAGGGTCCGTATCTGGATGCCACACTTCATGACTCCCGGGCACAATCCACTGAGGCCTTGGGCGTCAGTGCCGGTGATGAGGGCATTGCGTTGACAACCCTGCGGCCTTCGGGCAAGGTGCGTATCAAGGACAGGAAAGTCGATGCCGTTACCCAGGGCGAGTTTATTGATCCGGGCTCAGAGGTCCGGGTGACCCGGGTCAGCGCAGGCCATGTAATCGTTGAAATGAATACGGAAAAGAGGGAAAAATGAGCGCCTGGATTCTTCCTGCGGTTCTCCAGATTCTGGGAGTTTTGACCGTTGTTGCCGAAATATTTCTACCATCCATGGGAATTTTAACCATCACGGCCCTGGGATTTATCGGCTATTCCTTGTTTCTTGTGTTTACAACCTTCCCCATTACAGCGTTTTATGCAGTTCTGGGGGCGGATTTGATTTTGCTTCCCATCGCGTTTATTTTAGGGTTTAAAGCGCTGGAAGTTTCCCCGTTGTCTCTGAAAAAGAAATTATCCGCATCCCAGGGTGTGGTTTCCCAGTCCCCGGAGCTTAAAAATTACCAGGATTGCACCGGACACAGTATCACAACCCTTCGTCCGTCAGGTACTGCGCTGATTGACGGCACCCGTCTGGATGTGGTCACCGACGGTGAATTTATCGAGGCAGATGTGCCCCTAAGGGTCTGTAAGGTCACTGGCAACCAAGTGATTGTCTGCCGCCGGGACAATAATTAAAACAACACACATAAAAATCTTAAATAGTGT
This window contains:
- the dctP gene encoding TRAP transporter substrate-binding protein DctP, whose amino-acid sequence is MFKKSFRQLFLCALMLTVFCGFAHAVTLKIATISPEGSTWMEQMRKGADLVAKATDNRVKFKFYPGGVMGNDKAVLRKIRIKQLQGGALMAGSLSSFFPGSQIYSQPMKFKSQEEVDYVRSHMDDYIIKGFDDAGFVCFTLIGGGFAYIMSKSPIASVGDLKDRKIWVPDNDKSTVDSVSSFGVSPIALPLADVRTGLQSGLIDTVGTSPVGAVVLQWHTEINYITNIPLIYIYAVFALDKNTFNKISPDDQKIVSEHMGQALKELDRLNRQDNLKAIDALKKQGIKFITPSQEQMTEWMATAAKSSKTMIDAKDLPKAETDKVDALLTQYRENN
- a CDS encoding TRAP transporter TatT component family protein, translated to MPSYVTKRAYRFIVFCILTVGILFLAQGCAVKSNMMTSLSRSILNNNDLDMVASGAPAYLIMVDSLIDQDPDSADMLSSGAQLYTAYSDVFVTDKDRKKKLIDKAMDYAQQSICAAQSDACDLKNQPFSAFSAVVKDMDEDELPYLFTLGNAWASWIMAHKDDFNALADISRIEAIMNRVIELDDTYKDGAAYVYLGTLSTFLPPALGGKPEQGKRYFEKAISICQGKNLMAKVVYAKLYAKMMFDRPLFDQLLKEVLETDPNIDGYTLINTYAQQQAKQLLNEADDYF
- a CDS encoding NfeD family protein, with product MLPEQKYARVWATVLFFIIMCSTAVQAAAPVVHVIPVSGTVDSGMAAYLKRVVSSLEKDDAAILVFAMDTFGGRVDSAFDIVETICSIPKERTIAYVEKRAISAGALIALSAGTLIMKESTLIGDCAPIIQTSEGIEEVGEKHQTVLRAQFRTLAKRNNYPEVLAESMVSKSMEVYKITRGAHSEYMDKTTWDELSEQEKAKVTRKSTVVGEGELLTMDDKEAADLGFSRQSVESLDQALEVMGYKDAEKIEVSESWSENFVRWIQPFLSILMIIGIGAVYTEVKAPGFGIPGIVGIICLGLVFFNQYLVGLADYTEILVFIIGFLLLGVEMFVLPGFGIAGISAIMVLAVGLVLSFQNFVLPDPSLPWQGALMMKNLGLVMGSALGALVVSMSAVRFVLPRVSKVIKGPYLDATLHDSRAQSTEALGVSAGDEGIALTTLRPSGKVRIKDRKVDAVTQGEFIDPGSEVRVTRVSAGHVIVEMNTEKREK
- a CDS encoding NfeD family protein codes for the protein MSAWILPAVLQILGVLTVVAEIFLPSMGILTITALGFIGYSLFLVFTTFPITAFYAVLGADLILLPIAFILGFKALEVSPLSLKKKLSASQGVVSQSPELKNYQDCTGHSITTLRPSGTALIDGTRLDVVTDGEFIEADVPLRVCKVTGNQVIVCRRDNN